One window of bacterium genomic DNA carries:
- a CDS encoding hybrid sensor histidine kinase/response regulator, which translates to MTENQDLLLLCSAIVALLACLVGMLRSRRLKEELLELKRDLSQITRGQQPLANMNYHSPEVSSLKQSLFALVERIKKLEHTKGRLDEVLSFSSEIIGSGDQAQATASKITQLLESQIKPELVAVAVLLKSSEHAPLELISMRGLPQKRMEEVLCIAAESLLHKNQGSQKESQWGYIFPEKNSLFDFSSFGIGLSLVVPLSMHGIINGALWLGFKSGTATLNEQRKSFVKAMADHAAATLYAASKAQAREQERAGERDFLLGVSHDLRAPGSSALYALSDVLSGECGPLSTDQHLRLTLVKDSLLEQLSLLQDVLDFAKHQRGVLSAQKIAFDALPLIRTAIAKYQELALQHGLELRFDEDTQAAAKLASQYVYADRRQVERILANFITNAIKYSPAGLISIQIIAQSDALELVVLDRGPGIPAEQQNLLFNQFQRLQTGAATEGFGLGLALSRVLAELNSGYVFYRSRAGGGSIFGVGLKYAPAGEIKNSEARFERVLVLDDEPEVCRATMRLLQSRVGQLIPSSTISEAREVLNTLAIDLLVTDLHVGTEKVTILLDEIKNSARKIPIIVLTGSSNPTDLKDLQATFGAHVLEKPITREELLNTLSALPR; encoded by the coding sequence TACCATTCGCCTGAAGTTTCAAGCCTTAAACAATCACTTTTTGCCTTAGTCGAGCGGATTAAGAAGCTAGAGCATACAAAAGGCAGATTAGATGAAGTTTTAAGCTTTAGTAGCGAAATTATTGGCTCCGGCGATCAGGCGCAGGCGACCGCAAGTAAAATTACTCAACTGTTAGAATCCCAGATTAAACCAGAATTAGTTGCGGTAGCTGTTTTATTGAAGTCCTCAGAGCATGCTCCACTGGAGCTAATTTCGATGCGCGGCCTGCCGCAGAAGCGCATGGAAGAGGTGCTTTGCATTGCTGCCGAAAGCTTATTGCACAAAAATCAAGGATCGCAAAAAGAGTCGCAGTGGGGTTATATTTTTCCTGAAAAGAACTCACTTTTTGATTTTTCTTCTTTTGGCATCGGCCTTTCGTTGGTTGTGCCACTGAGCATGCACGGTATAATTAACGGCGCGCTCTGGCTTGGATTTAAATCTGGCACTGCGACACTTAACGAACAGCGAAAATCTTTTGTTAAGGCTATGGCAGATCACGCCGCAGCAACACTTTATGCTGCTTCCAAGGCGCAAGCGCGTGAACAAGAGCGAGCTGGTGAGCGTGATTTCTTGCTCGGTGTTTCCCATGATTTGCGTGCACCCGGCAGTAGTGCCTTGTACGCACTTTCTGATGTTTTGTCGGGAGAATGTGGTCCACTCTCAACCGATCAGCATTTGCGCCTAACTTTAGTGAAAGATTCGCTGCTCGAGCAACTTTCTCTACTGCAAGATGTGCTCGATTTTGCTAAACACCAACGTGGTGTTTTATCCGCGCAAAAAATAGCCTTTGACGCTCTCCCTTTAATTCGAACAGCAATCGCTAAATATCAAGAATTAGCTCTGCAGCATGGCTTAGAGCTTCGCTTTGACGAAGACACCCAAGCCGCAGCAAAGCTTGCTAGTCAATATGTTTATGCTGACCGTCGCCAAGTAGAACGCATTCTTGCTAACTTTATTACCAATGCAATTAAGTATAGTCCTGCAGGGCTAATCTCAATTCAAATCATTGCTCAAAGTGATGCACTTGAATTGGTTGTTTTAGATCGTGGCCCGGGAATTCCAGCTGAACAACAGAATCTGCTTTTTAATCAATTTCAACGCTTACAGACTGGTGCGGCAACTGAAGGTTTTGGATTGGGGCTGGCGCTCAGTCGTGTACTTGCGGAGTTGAATTCTGGCTACGTTTTCTATCGTTCACGCGCGGGGGGCGGTTCGATTTTTGGAGTAGGGCTAAAGTATGCTCCTGCAGGTGAAATTAAAAATAGTGAAGCACGATTTGAACGTGTACTCGTGCTCGATGATGAACCTGAAGTGTGTCGTGCGACGATGCGCCTCTTGCAATCGCGAGTAGGACAGCTGATTCCAAGCTCGACCATTAGTGAAGCGCGTGAAGTGCTGAATACTTTAGCAATTGATTTATTAGTCACGGATTTACACGTGGGCACGGAGAAAGTTACAATTTTACTTGATGAAATAAAAAACTCGGCACGGAAAATTCCGATTATTGTTTTAACTGGAAGCTCAAATCCCACTGATCTAAAAGACCTGCAAGCAACTTTCGGAGCTCATGTGCTCGAAAAGCCCATCACCCGCGAGGAGCTACTCAACACTCTTAGCGCTTTGCCGCGCTGA
- a CDS encoding AI-2E family transporter, whose translation MQNSIKITWDDVLPLLVRVFVWGLILAVLYVLRSFSLLIFLTFVFSYIQYSAITRLEPYLSGRTLRVFVVALSMLVIMFSTMLFLYQPVIDQAKVFADRLPTYLSELDSRVEELTSKYNFLQQFIDTHQTAQPVPSETALEDPHAKQNFSASMITSPSAQLIELFLGSPGVDKESGMKTLVQRIKSYGSSLLGIVSAFLLSLLFSFLIVLDLPSLAKGVRGLRNTKLQFIYDEVDDGVSSFGVTLGRALEAQLLIAIVNTVLTAIGIVVLGLSAKAAFLSLIVFLCSFIPVAGVFISSVPICLVALQESGFTLVFACIILITIIHMIEAYILNPKIYGSHLHLNPVIVLIILTVGGKLFGVWGLILGVPLCTYVFTKAIRYQETQE comes from the coding sequence ATGCAGAATTCAATTAAAATCACCTGGGACGATGTATTACCACTCTTAGTCCGAGTTTTTGTATGGGGATTAATTTTGGCGGTACTTTATGTGTTACGGTCTTTTTCGCTACTCATTTTTCTGACTTTTGTTTTTTCATATATTCAGTACTCAGCCATCACCCGCCTTGAACCGTACTTATCCGGCAGGACATTGCGCGTGTTTGTCGTTGCACTCTCGATGCTGGTGATCATGTTTTCGACAATGCTCTTTTTATACCAGCCAGTGATAGATCAAGCTAAGGTCTTTGCTGACCGTTTACCGACTTACTTAAGCGAATTAGACAGCCGGGTTGAGGAACTTACTTCGAAGTATAATTTTTTGCAGCAGTTTATTGATACTCATCAAACTGCTCAGCCCGTCCCGAGCGAGACAGCGCTAGAGGACCCGCACGCCAAGCAAAATTTCTCAGCCTCGATGATTACTTCCCCAAGTGCGCAGCTGATCGAATTATTTCTCGGCAGTCCTGGCGTTGATAAAGAAAGTGGTATGAAGACACTGGTGCAGCGGATTAAGAGTTATGGCAGTTCGCTTTTAGGAATTGTCTCTGCATTTTTACTTTCCCTGCTGTTCTCTTTTCTAATTGTTTTAGATTTGCCGAGCCTAGCCAAAGGAGTGCGTGGTTTGAGAAATACTAAACTGCAGTTTATCTACGATGAAGTCGATGATGGGGTGAGTAGTTTTGGTGTTACCTTGGGGCGCGCGCTTGAGGCCCAGTTACTGATTGCCATCGTTAATACTGTCTTAACAGCAATTGGAATTGTAGTCCTTGGCCTGAGCGCAAAGGCTGCTTTTCTTTCGCTGATCGTGTTCCTCTGTAGTTTTATCCCGGTTGCCGGAGTTTTCATTAGCTCTGTGCCAATTTGTCTTGTGGCCTTGCAGGAATCGGGATTTACTCTGGTCTTTGCCTGCATCATTTTGATTACAATTATTCATATGATCGAGGCCTATATTTTAAACCCTAAAATTTACGGCTCACATCTCCATCTTAACCCAGTGATTGTGCTGATTATCTTAACAGTCGGTGGAAAGCTTTTTGGCGTGTGGGGATTAATCTTGGGCGTTCCCCTGTGTACTTACGTTTTCACTAAGGCAATCCGCTACCAAGAAACACAAGAATAG